The Desulfovibrio sp. genome includes a region encoding these proteins:
- a CDS encoding DNA-3-methyladenine glycosylase 2 family protein, whose amino-acid sequence MPQYFIYGQKEIDFLSRKDKRLAVAIECIGPIQREVRPDLFDALMHSIVGQQIATKAQQTVWARLVLALGKVTPETIDGAETATLQGVGLSFRKVAYMKAAARKVLLGELDVEALRLMDDASLCATLCALDGVGVWTAEMLMLFSLQRPDVLSFGDLAILRGLRMLYRHREVSRDRFEIYRRRYSPYGSAASLYLWAIAGGALPDLSDPVASRR is encoded by the coding sequence ATGCCCCAGTATTTTATCTACGGCCAAAAAGAAATCGACTTTCTCTCCCGCAAAGACAAACGTCTGGCCGTTGCCATTGAATGCATAGGCCCCATACAGCGCGAGGTACGCCCCGACCTGTTTGACGCGCTCATGCACTCCATCGTCGGGCAGCAGATCGCCACCAAGGCGCAGCAGACCGTGTGGGCGCGGCTTGTGCTTGCCCTTGGCAAAGTGACGCCTGAAACCATTGACGGCGCAGAGACTGCCACGTTGCAGGGAGTGGGGCTTTCCTTCCGCAAGGTTGCGTATATGAAGGCAGCCGCGCGCAAGGTACTGCTGGGAGAGCTGGATGTGGAGGCCCTGAGGCTTATGGACGATGCCAGCCTCTGCGCCACCCTGTGTGCGCTGGACGGGGTTGGCGTGTGGACAGCGGAAATGCTCATGCTGTTTTCACTCCAGCGGCCTGATGTTCTCAGTTTTGGCGACCTAGCCATCCTGCGGGGCTTGCGCATGCTCTATCGGCACCGGGAAGTCAGCCGCGACCGCTTTGAAATCTATCGCCGGCGCTACAGTCCTTATGGTTCGGCGGCAAGCCTGTATCTGTGGGCCATAGCGGGCGGGGCTTTGCCTGATCTTTCCGATCCGGTGGCTTCAAGGCGCTGA
- a CDS encoding DMT family protein: MQIPIPVSTVGLLFCSNLFMTFAWYGHLRYRSTALPLVIVTSWAIAFFEYVLQVPANRIGYGYFSAAELKTIQEVISLTVFMGFSAFWLHEPLRWNHLVGFALIVLAAWIIFKEW, translated from the coding sequence ATGCAGATACCAATTCCCGTCAGCACCGTGGGCCTGCTGTTTTGCTCCAATCTTTTCATGACCTTTGCCTGGTACGGGCACCTGCGCTACAGAAGCACAGCCCTGCCGCTGGTTATCGTCACGAGCTGGGCCATCGCTTTTTTTGAATATGTTTTGCAAGTGCCCGCCAACAGGATCGGCTACGGATATTTTTCGGCGGCAGAACTGAAAACCATTCAGGAAGTCATCTCCCTGACTGTTTTCATGGGATTTTCCGCATTTTGGCTGCACGAGCCGTTGCGCTGGAACCACCTTGTGGGTTTTGCGCTCATTGTGCTGGCAGCATGGATTATCTTCAAGGAATGGTAG
- a CDS encoding methyl-accepting chemotaxis protein, with translation MKLGLLAKMGISILTPAIVGLMLVAGVCYKMSEEILREQIATDMNALLECQSIGLDAVFSGIEQGLQTMTENQRIKDQVEAYSRNKSDAFEGSLFTRADQALDSFVTNNDMVSSAAIIAMDGTVLGYRVDKQQGKNKFVGANFSDREYFVKSKNGQTSVSGMVDATTGEVYTVLAMPLKLDGKNMAVLAAAIDNKILGKNTTDKIKIGQKGMVYAYDLQGRMVLNPDGAVLGRNDSKVPHVAALLQQKEGRTRFDNGKDEKGLYYKPLPHEGWILCVEFDRGEIFKPISDLLTNASLLTLACALIVGTMIFFSARGIVRMLGGISGVAEAVAGGRLETNDKERALFDAAEKRGDEFSTLAAGMRRMVQSIRHLLNESEHKTQAAQHATEEAEKATARAEEAARQAESAKREGMLTAAGQLEEVVSVISAASTELSAQIEQSDRSAVESAQRLAEAATAMNEMNATVQEVARNASAASAVSAETRANAESGANIVENALQSIGQVHKVSLALKGDMTTLNQHAQAITQIMNVISDIADQTNLLALNAAIEAARAGEAGRGFAVVADEVRKLAEKTMASTNDVGNAISAIQGSAGQSVAAMDKALAEVEKATELAKQSGEALQGIVTKVEESADQVSAIATASEQQSATSDEINQSIVSVNEMSSQTAQAMGEASRAVSELARQAERMSELISEMKRG, from the coding sequence ATGAAACTCGGATTACTTGCGAAAATGGGAATTTCCATCCTCACTCCGGCAATAGTGGGGCTGATGCTTGTGGCAGGGGTTTGCTACAAAATGTCAGAAGAAATCCTGCGAGAGCAGATTGCCACAGATATGAATGCCCTGCTTGAGTGCCAGAGCATAGGGCTTGACGCGGTGTTTTCCGGGATAGAACAGGGCCTGCAAACCATGACCGAGAACCAGCGCATCAAGGATCAGGTGGAAGCCTACTCCCGCAACAAATCGGATGCTTTTGAGGGGTCCCTGTTTACGCGGGCAGACCAGGCTCTTGATTCTTTTGTGACCAATAACGATATGGTTTCTTCCGCCGCAATCATTGCCATGGACGGCACCGTGCTTGGGTACCGCGTTGATAAGCAGCAGGGGAAGAACAAGTTCGTCGGCGCCAATTTTTCTGACAGGGAATACTTTGTAAAGAGCAAGAATGGCCAGACCAGTGTCAGTGGCATGGTAGATGCCACCACTGGCGAGGTTTACACCGTGCTTGCCATGCCGCTCAAACTGGACGGCAAAAACATGGCCGTGCTGGCAGCGGCAATCGATAATAAAATTCTGGGCAAAAATACCACTGATAAAATCAAGATCGGCCAGAAGGGCATGGTCTATGCCTACGACCTTCAGGGGCGTATGGTTCTGAACCCGGATGGAGCTGTTCTTGGGCGCAATGACAGCAAGGTGCCCCATGTGGCGGCCCTGTTGCAGCAGAAGGAAGGGCGTACCCGCTTTGACAATGGCAAGGATGAAAAGGGGTTGTACTATAAGCCGCTGCCGCACGAAGGCTGGATTTTGTGCGTGGAATTTGACCGTGGAGAAATCTTCAAACCCATCAGCGACCTGCTGACCAACGCCAGCCTGCTTACTCTGGCCTGTGCGCTGATAGTCGGAACCATGATCTTTTTCTCGGCCCGGGGCATTGTGCGTATGCTGGGCGGTATTTCAGGCGTGGCCGAAGCCGTTGCCGGTGGTCGTCTTGAAACCAACGACAAAGAACGCGCTCTTTTTGATGCCGCTGAAAAGCGCGGTGACGAATTCAGCACGCTTGCGGCGGGCATGCGGCGCATGGTGCAAAGCATCAGGCACCTTTTGAACGAAAGTGAACATAAAACCCAGGCCGCGCAGCACGCTACGGAAGAGGCGGAAAAAGCCACAGCCAGAGCCGAAGAAGCTGCGCGTCAGGCCGAGAGCGCCAAGCGCGAGGGCATGCTGACGGCAGCAGGGCAACTGGAAGAAGTGGTGAGCGTTATTTCCGCCGCTTCCACAGAACTTTCCGCACAGATCGAGCAGTCGGACAGGAGCGCCGTGGAATCCGCACAGCGTCTGGCCGAGGCCGCCACTGCCATGAATGAAATGAACGCCACCGTGCAGGAAGTTGCCCGTAATGCTTCCGCGGCTTCGGCTGTGTCTGCGGAAACGCGGGCCAATGCCGAAAGCGGTGCGAATATTGTGGAAAACGCCTTGCAGAGCATAGGGCAGGTGCACAAGGTTTCGCTGGCGCTCAAGGGCGACATGACCACGTTGAACCAGCATGCCCAGGCAATCACCCAGATTATGAACGTGATCTCGGACATCGCCGACCAGACCAACCTGCTGGCGCTCAATGCCGCCATTGAGGCCGCCCGCGCGGGCGAAGCCGGGCGCGGTTTTGCAGTAGTGGCCGATGAAGTGCGCAAACTTGCGGAAAAAACCATGGCTTCCACCAATGACGTGGGCAATGCCATTTCTGCCATCCAGGGCAGCGCAGGGCAGAGTGTTGCCGCCATGGACAAGGCGCTGGCAGAGGTGGAAAAGGCCACCGAGCTTGCAAAGCAGTCCGGCGAAGCCTTGCAGGGGATTGTGACCAAGGTCGAGGAATCGGCAGATCAGGTGAGCGCCATTGCCACGGCCAGCGAACAGCAGTCCGCAACCAGCGACGAGATCAACCAGTCCATTGTCAGTGTCAACGAAATGTCCAGCCAGACGGCGCAGGCCATGGGCGAAGCTTCCCGGGCCGTGAGCGAGCTTGCCCGCCAGGCCGAGCGCATGAGTGAACTTATCAGCGAGATGAAGCGCGGCTAG
- a CDS encoding TSUP family transporter: MDYLQGMVGNVLDFSLVTYAVGIAAAFGGGFIDSIAGGGGLITMPALLLSGVPPHQSLGVNKVSACLGTTVALGNFARSNLVLWRVALAGIIFSLVGSWAGSRLALLLDAAVLGKVLVALLPIGMCATLLPKKEHKQTPLPHSGPRFWIPVAFVCLLIGGYDGFFGPGTGSFLILAFHWILRMGLMEASATSKVLNLASNFAGAVVFIVNGVVVWSLALPMAAACCLGNWMGSRLAIRVGPAAVRRFLTISLSLLLLTLVWQYFLAPSMH; this comes from the coding sequence ATGGATTATCTTCAAGGAATGGTAGGCAACGTGTTGGATTTCAGTCTGGTTACATACGCCGTTGGCATAGCTGCGGCCTTTGGCGGCGGATTTATTGATTCCATCGCTGGCGGAGGCGGGCTTATTACCATGCCCGCTCTGCTGCTTTCCGGCGTACCGCCGCATCAGTCCCTGGGTGTCAACAAGGTCAGCGCCTGCCTTGGCACCACTGTTGCGCTTGGCAATTTTGCCCGCAGCAATCTGGTTTTGTGGCGTGTGGCGCTGGCGGGCATTATTTTCTCGCTGGTTGGCTCGTGGGCCGGGTCACGGCTTGCCCTGCTGCTGGACGCGGCTGTTCTTGGCAAGGTGCTGGTGGCCTTGCTGCCCATAGGCATGTGCGCAACCCTGCTGCCCAAGAAAGAACACAAGCAGACGCCCCTGCCGCACTCCGGGCCCCGCTTCTGGATTCCCGTAGCCTTTGTATGCCTTCTCATTGGCGGCTATGATGGATTTTTCGGTCCCGGCACAGGGAGCTTTCTTATTCTGGCCTTCCACTGGATTCTGCGCATGGGACTGATGGAAGCCTCCGCCACCTCCAAGGTACTCAACCTTGCCTCAAACTTTGCCGGAGCCGTGGTTTTCATCGTCAACGGCGTGGTGGTGTGGAGCCTGGCCCTGCCAATGGCCGCGGCCTGCTGCCTCGGCAACTGGATGGGAAGCCGCTTGGCTATTCGCGTGGGGCCTGCGGCTGTGCGCCGTTTTTTGACCATTTCGCTCAGCCTCTTGCTGCTGACCCTTGTATGGCAGTATTTTCTGGCTCCGAGCATGCACTAG